The Cylindrospermum stagnale PCC 7417 genome segment AAACGGTCGGGTTCAATTCTATGCCTTGATCGTTTTTGGGGCTGTTTTGGGCTTAGTCATCGTCTTTGGTGTTACCTGATTTTAATAGGGGTGGACGAAAGTCCGCCCCTACTTTGTTTTTTGCACACAGAGGTGATCCAGAGGAATTATCGCATCAGCATCAGTCAGATTTCAGTTCAGCAACTTTTTAAAGGAATATTTTTAACTTTTATTAAAGGCGATATTAAATTAATTTGTAATTTTAAATTACCTGTGGTAACAGGTGTTTGACCTTAAGCGCTCCTTGCTGTCCAATTATTTAGTTCAGCAATTAAAACTTCTAGATGTTCCCATGTTTATTGTCTAGTTGTTTGGCGCTCGGTGCGGCCGCACCGAGCGATTGTGCCAGTTGTTAAGTTCTGTATATGTTGGATGTTTCTTAGTTTACTTTGCTTAAGCTGGGTTCAGCTTTTTTTTATTCTTAGCAACCAACCCTCCCAAAGATAAACCCAATAAACCTAATATGCTACCAGGTTCGGGAACAGGGGTAGGGGTAACATCTGCGGGTTCTATCCCCTGATAAGTTCCAAAACTAGATGTTGACCCATACAGTGATCCGAAGTTGGGTTGGAAAGTTAAGAAGTTAGCATTCGAAAAATCTATAGACCCGAGGCGGGGTCCACCACCCGAACCGCCGAAGTTGACGAAACGATCACTACCAATAGTTGCGACCTTTACAAGAATATTAGCCAATGGCGTTGCAATATCAGTGTTTGTAAAGCTGCTTCCATTAACGAAATTAAAGGAAAAGTCAAAGTTTGCTAAAGACGTAAGTGCGACTGTTCCATCTGCAATATCTCCGTCAAAGCTAAAGGTTCCTGCTCCTACAATGGGAGCAGTCACAGTGCCATCAAATGTCCCATCAAATTGAAAATCAAAGGTTACTGCTTGTGATTTGAGAGGTGAAGCGCCAATCGAGGCTACGGCTACTATGCTTGATGTTAGGGCAATAAAGATGTTTTTGTTCATTTTGGTGTGCTGGAATTCACTTCAGGGAATTTACTGGTTTCAAAATTACCTTACCATTCCGTATATATAGGCAATATATTGAAACTATCAATTGATTGTGAATATTGAATGAAGTTTTGTAGCAGGTATGTGACCTGATCACAAAACCAGACGCTTAATGAAATAGAGGCTGAAAACTCTTGCTCGAAACTACCAATTTAATTAAATCAACGTAACAATGAAGGGAAAATCGCCAAAAAGCTGTTAGTTAATAGCTAGTGACTTTTTGCCAAACATGATTTTAATTGCAGACTGATTGTGATGAATATAGCTAATTTCCCGTGGCTGACGACGATTATTCTGTTCCCAATAGCGGCGTCACTACTGCTTCCCATCATCCCAGATAAAGATGGCAAAACAGTGCGCTGGTATTCCCTCATCGTCGGGTTGATAGATTTTGCACTGATTGTTTACGCCTTTTATACTGGGTATGATTTCTCCAATCCCGATTTGCAGCTGGTGGAGAGTTACCCCTGGGTACCACAACTCGGTTTGAATTGGTCAGTAGGGGCAGATGGCTTGTCCATGCCCCTAATTATCTTGACAGGATTCATTACCACCCTGGCGATTTTAGCAGCTTGGCCTGTGACCTTTAAGCCGAAACTCTTTTTCTTCTTGATTTTGGCAATGTATGGCGGTCAAATTGCCGTTTTCGCCGTCCAGGATATGCTGTTATTTTTCCTGGTGTGGGAACTAGAACTAGTACCAATATACTTTCTGTTGTCAATTTGGGGCGGCAAACGGCGGCAATACGCAGCGACTAAGTTCATCTTATACACTGCTGGCGGGTCGCTATTTATTTTGCTGTCTGCCCTGACAATGGGATTTTATGGCGGTACAGTCACCTTTGATATGCAAGCCCTAGGGCTGAAGGATTTCACCCTCAATCTTCAACTGTTACTTTATACTGGGTTCCTGATTGCTTACGCGGTCAAGTTGCCGATTATTCCCTTGCACACCTGGCTACCTGATGCCCACGGCGAAGCTACAGCCCCCGTGCATATGTTGCTGGCTGGTATTCTCCTGAAAATGGGCGGTTACGCCTTAATTCGGATGAATGCCCAAATGCTCCCCGATGCCCACGCTTATTTTGCGCCTGTGTTGGTGGTTTTGGGGGTAGTAAATATCATCTACGCCGCCTTGACATCCTTTGCCCAGCGCAACCTCAAACGTAAAATTGCTTATTCCTCAATTTCCCACATGGGCTTTGTCCTCATTGGTATTGCCTCCTTCACCGATTTGGGATTGAGTGGGGCAGTGTTACAAATGGTTTCCCACGGGTTGATTGGGGCGAGTTTGTTCTTCCTTGTAGGCGCAACTTATGACCGGACACACACCCTAATGTTGGATGAAATGGGTGGTGTTGGTAAGAGAATGCGGAAGATTTTCGCTATGTTCACCACTTGTTCAATGGCTTCTTTAGCTTTGCCAGGAATGAGCGGTTTTGTGGCAGAATTAATGGTGTTTGTTGGCTTTGCTACTAGCGATGCTTATAGCCCTACATTCAAAGTCATTGTGATTTTCTTGATGGCAGTTGGGGTGATTTTAACTCCAATTTATCTACTGTCGATGTTGCGGGA includes the following:
- a CDS encoding PEP-CTERM sorting domain-containing protein (PEP-CTERM proteins occur, often in large numbers, in the proteomes of bacteria that also encode an exosortase, a predicted intramembrane cysteine proteinase. The presence of a PEP-CTERM domain at a protein's C-terminus predicts cleavage within the sorting domain, followed by covalent anchoring to some some component of the (usually Gram-negative) cell surface. Many PEP-CTERM proteins exhibit an unusual sequence composition that includes large numbers of potential glycosylation sites. Expression of one such protein has been shown restore the ability of a bacterium to form floc, a type of biofilm.), yielding MNKNIFIALTSSIVAVASIGASPLKSQAVTFDFQFDGTFDGTVTAPIVGAGTFSFDGDIADGTVALTSLANFDFSFNFVNGSSFTNTDIATPLANILVKVATIGSDRFVNFGGSGGGPRLGSIDFSNANFLTFQPNFGSLYGSTSSFGTYQGIEPADVTPTPVPEPGSILGLLGLSLGGLVAKNKKKLNPA
- a CDS encoding NAD(P)H-quinone oxidoreductase subunit 4, coding for MNIANFPWLTTIILFPIAASLLLPIIPDKDGKTVRWYSLIVGLIDFALIVYAFYTGYDFSNPDLQLVESYPWVPQLGLNWSVGADGLSMPLIILTGFITTLAILAAWPVTFKPKLFFFLILAMYGGQIAVFAVQDMLLFFLVWELELVPIYFLLSIWGGKRRQYAATKFILYTAGGSLFILLSALTMGFYGGTVTFDMQALGLKDFTLNLQLLLYTGFLIAYAVKLPIIPLHTWLPDAHGEATAPVHMLLAGILLKMGGYALIRMNAQMLPDAHAYFAPVLVVLGVVNIIYAALTSFAQRNLKRKIAYSSISHMGFVLIGIASFTDLGLSGAVLQMVSHGLIGASLFFLVGATYDRTHTLMLDEMGGVGKRMRKIFAMFTTCSMASLALPGMSGFVAELMVFVGFATSDAYSPTFKVIVIFLMAVGVILTPIYLLSMLREIFYGEENEELVSHQALIDAEPREVFIIACLLIPIIGIGFYPKLLTQMYDATTVQLTARLRDSVPTLTAQKEVQNVSLSAPIIGN